A region from the Aegilops tauschii subsp. strangulata cultivar AL8/78 chromosome 5, Aet v6.0, whole genome shotgun sequence genome encodes:
- the LOC109782076 gene encoding auxin-responsive protein SAUR36-like, with amino-acid sequence MVSAKRLAQLANKWQRMAAMGRKRITQNAMAKRAAEECRPMTPVAVKGHCTVYTADGSRFEVPLAFLSTTVFSELLRMSQEEFGFSGSNDGRITLPCDAVVMEYAMRLLRRDASAEVVMAFLSSIARPCCFDGSVAAPCIGLSQYVAVC; translated from the coding sequence ATGGTCAGTGCCAAGAGGCTTGCCCAACTAGCAAACAAGTGGCAGAGAATGGCGGCCATGGGGAGGAAGAGGATCACCCAGAATGCAATGGCAAAAAGAGCAGCCGAGGAGTGCCGGCCGATGACCCCAGTAGCAGTGAAGGGACACTGCACGGTATACACCGCTGATGGGAGCCGGTTCGAGGTGCCACTGGCATTCCTCAGCACGACAGTCTTCAGCGAGCTCCTGAGGATGTCTCAGGAGGAGTTTGGATTCTCAGGCAGCAACGATGGCCGGATCACGCTGCCCTGTGACGCTGTGGTCATGGAGTACGCCATGCGCTTGCTCCGGAGAGATGCCTCCGCCGAAGTAGTGATGGCGTTCCTGAGCTCCATCGCGAGGCCGTGCTGTTTTGACGGCAGTGTGGCGGCGCCATGCATAGGGCTTAGCCAGTATGTAGCTGTTTGTTAG
- the LOC109782077 gene encoding auxin-responsive protein SAUR68-like, with translation MVSAKRLAQFAKKWQRMAAFKRKRLTTAKEDEMCCISVAVKGHCVMYTANGMRFEVALVYLSTTIFSELLRMSQEALGFASDGKITLPCDGVCHVLAQEKCHFEVENALLSSMVTSCHYTGCTILTVGANWLFVAPEEHACRACSCPLFSVVYLDSVDR, from the coding sequence ATGGTCAGCGCCAAGCGACTTGCTCAATTTGCAAAGAAGTGGCAGAGGATGGCAGCATTTAAGAGGAAGAGGCTGACAACAGCCAAAGAAGATGAGATGTGCTGCATCTCTGTAGCAGTCAAGGGCCACTGTGTCATGTACACAGCCAATGGGATGCGCTTTGAGGTAGCATTGGTGTACCTCAGCACGACGATCTTCAGCGAGCTCCTGAGGATGTCCCAGGAGGCGTTGGGCTTCGCAAGCGATGGCAAGATCACACTGCCTTGTGATGGAGTATGTCATGTGCTTGCACAGGAGAAATGCCACTTCGAAGTCGAGAACGCGCTGCTGAGCTCCATGGTGACTTCTTGTCACTACACTGGTTGCACAATTCTAACTGTTGGAGCAAATTGGCTGTTTGTAGCTCCTGAAGAACATGCATGCAGAGCATGTTCTTGTCCTCTGTTTTCTGTAGTTTACCTGGATAGTGTAGATAGGTAG